A window of the Cryptosporangium minutisporangium genome harbors these coding sequences:
- a CDS encoding TetR/AcrR family transcriptional regulator C-terminal domain-containing protein yields the protein MNETPSARIVGELRRRIESGELAAGDRLPSTRQITRQWGVAMATATKVLTALRQQGLVEAVPGVGTVVRSAPPGQTPPGQTPAALPPPRIPTVPRPAAPAATAAPNAPTAPTAPTAPDGALPADLAPVGSAVLGVPDPPRRRRRGTEIPLTRDRIVTTALRIADTHGMAELSMRRVAAELDVATMALYRYVPSKEDLVLLMLDAVFRDMALLPDGEPVGWRAKLEGVARIQWQGYQQHSWMGAALSFSRPQMIPRGMVHTEYAMAALRDTGLSPVELIHSAVGLFNHVRSMAIVLDEEKRDEQETGMSAGEWMEAQDDAMLEVLATGEFPMMAAVSAIEEDALDIATLFEFGLARYLDGLEVLIARRAQADRVTG from the coding sequence ATGAACGAGACGCCGTCGGCACGGATCGTCGGAGAGCTCCGGCGCCGCATCGAGAGCGGTGAACTCGCGGCCGGCGACCGGCTCCCCTCCACGCGCCAGATCACTCGTCAGTGGGGCGTCGCGATGGCCACCGCCACCAAAGTGCTCACCGCACTCCGCCAGCAGGGCCTAGTCGAAGCGGTCCCCGGCGTCGGCACCGTCGTCCGGAGCGCGCCCCCCGGCCAGACGCCCCCCGGCCAGACGCCCGCCGCGCTACCGCCGCCCCGCATCCCCACCGTCCCGCGCCCAGCCGCCCCGGCCGCCACGGCGGCGCCCAACGCGCCCACCGCGCCAACCGCGCCCACCGCGCCCGACGGTGCACTCCCCGCCGACCTCGCACCCGTCGGTAGCGCGGTCCTCGGCGTACCGGACCCGCCGCGTCGCCGCCGTCGGGGCACCGAGATCCCCCTCACGCGCGATCGCATCGTGACCACCGCACTCCGGATCGCCGACACCCACGGCATGGCCGAACTCTCGATGCGCCGGGTGGCCGCCGAGCTCGACGTGGCGACGATGGCGCTCTACCGCTACGTGCCGAGCAAGGAAGACCTGGTCCTGCTGATGCTCGACGCGGTGTTCCGCGACATGGCCCTGTTGCCCGACGGGGAGCCGGTCGGCTGGCGGGCGAAACTCGAGGGCGTCGCCCGGATCCAGTGGCAGGGCTACCAGCAGCACAGCTGGATGGGGGCGGCGCTCTCGTTCTCGCGGCCACAGATGATCCCGCGCGGCATGGTGCACACCGAGTACGCGATGGCCGCGCTCCGCGACACCGGCTTGTCACCGGTGGAGCTGATCCACTCCGCGGTCGGACTGTTCAACCACGTCCGGAGCATGGCGATCGTCCTGGACGAGGAGAAGCGCGACGAGCAAGAGACCGGGATGAGCGCGGGCGAGTGGATGGAGGCCCAGGACGACGCGATGCTCGAGGTGCTGGCGACCGGCGAGTTCCCGATGATGGCCGCGGTCAGCGCGATCGAGGAGGACGCGCTGGACATCGCCACGCTGTTCG
- a CDS encoding MFS transporter, with the protein MSSEYTVHEGPARAGRREWTGLAVLLLPLLFVSMDVSILYFAVPYLSVELEPTSTQQLWIFDVYGFVLAGLLIPMGALGDRIGRRRLLLIGAVGFSAASVLAAYAPSAELLIAARAVLGIAGATLMPSTLALIRNMFHDERQRGTAIGIWTGVTSAGIALGPVLSGLLLEHFWWGSVFLINLPFMVALLVLAPILVPEYRHRGIGRFDWLSGLLVLATVIPVIWGVKELAQIGGGAHGAWGEPLAAIVVGVTVGVVFIRRQVRRPDPIVDVALFRRRAFGGAVALNVVAMFGVVGFALFATQYLQSVLGMSPLRAALWSVAPSLLVGAVAPVASALGQRIDRAYVMTGGLVIAAAGFLMVTQVTPDTGLWLVLLAASTYAIGLVAVMATVTEVALGVAPPERAGSASAILESGTELGGALGMALLGSLGGAIYRNEVTDGAPAGLPGDALDVIRETLGGALAVAPQLPGETGDEVVRLARDAFTDGMHVAGVAAAAVMLCGAVVAATALRGLRPTSTPSLASSPGSSPGSSPSEAPSGAGVEPGTDSGVGMPSDAGSGGEVPSGSGSGVGVPSDAGSGGEVPSGSGSGVGVPSDAGSGAGAPSVPMRG; encoded by the coding sequence ATGTCGAGCGAGTACACCGTCCATGAGGGTCCGGCTCGGGCCGGGCGGAGAGAGTGGACCGGTCTCGCGGTCCTCCTGCTGCCGTTGCTGTTCGTCTCGATGGACGTCTCGATTCTCTACTTCGCCGTGCCCTACCTCAGCGTCGAGCTCGAACCCACCAGCACCCAGCAGCTCTGGATCTTCGACGTCTACGGTTTCGTGCTGGCCGGCCTGCTGATCCCGATGGGTGCGCTCGGCGACCGGATCGGACGACGCCGACTGTTGCTGATCGGCGCCGTCGGCTTCAGCGCGGCGTCGGTGCTCGCGGCCTACGCGCCCAGTGCCGAGCTGCTGATCGCCGCCCGAGCCGTCCTCGGGATCGCCGGCGCAACGCTGATGCCCTCGACGCTGGCGCTGATCCGCAACATGTTCCACGACGAGCGTCAGCGGGGCACCGCGATCGGGATCTGGACCGGCGTCACCAGCGCCGGGATCGCACTCGGTCCGGTGCTGTCCGGGCTCCTGCTCGAGCACTTCTGGTGGGGATCGGTGTTCCTGATCAACCTGCCGTTCATGGTCGCGCTGCTGGTGCTCGCGCCGATCCTGGTACCCGAGTACCGGCACCGGGGCATCGGTCGCTTCGATTGGCTGAGCGGCCTGCTCGTGCTGGCCACGGTCATCCCGGTGATCTGGGGTGTGAAGGAGCTGGCGCAGATCGGCGGCGGTGCACACGGGGCGTGGGGCGAGCCGCTCGCTGCGATCGTCGTCGGCGTCACTGTCGGTGTGGTGTTCATCCGTCGGCAGGTGCGGCGCCCCGACCCGATCGTCGACGTGGCGCTGTTCCGGCGCCGGGCGTTCGGCGGCGCGGTCGCGCTGAACGTGGTGGCGATGTTCGGGGTGGTCGGGTTCGCGCTGTTCGCGACCCAGTACCTGCAGTCGGTGCTCGGGATGAGCCCGCTCCGGGCCGCACTCTGGAGCGTCGCGCCGTCGCTGCTGGTGGGGGCGGTCGCGCCGGTGGCCAGCGCACTCGGCCAGCGGATCGACCGCGCGTACGTGATGACGGGCGGATTGGTCATCGCGGCGGCCGGGTTCCTGATGGTCACGCAGGTAACGCCGGACACCGGTCTGTGGCTGGTGCTGCTGGCCGCGAGCACGTACGCGATCGGGCTGGTCGCCGTGATGGCGACGGTCACCGAGGTCGCGCTGGGGGTCGCGCCGCCGGAGCGGGCCGGGTCCGCGTCCGCGATCCTGGAGTCGGGGACGGAGCTCGGCGGCGCGCTCGGCATGGCGCTGCTCGGCAGCCTCGGGGGTGCGATCTACCGCAACGAGGTCACCGACGGCGCACCGGCCGGGCTGCCGGGCGACGCGCTGGACGTGATCCGCGAAACGCTGGGTGGTGCGCTGGCCGTGGCGCCCCAGTTGCCGGGCGAGACCGGTGACGAGGTGGTGCGGCTCGCGCGCGATGCGTTCACCGACGGGATGCACGTCGCCGGGGTGGCGGCGGCTGCGGTGATGCTCTGTGGAGCGGTGGTGGCGGCGACCGCGCTGCGCGGTCTCCGTCCGACGTCGACGCCGTCCTTGGCATCGTCGCCGGGGTCGTCGCCGGGGTCGTCGCCGTCGGAGGCGCCGTCCGGGGCGGGGGTGGAGCCGGGTACTGATTCGGGCGTGGGGATGCCGTCCGATGCCGGTTCGGGCGGAGAGGTGCCGTCCGGCAGCGGTTCAGGCGTGGGGGTGCCGTCCGATGCCGGTTCGGGCGGAGAGGTGCCGTCCGGCAGCGGTTCAGGCGTGGGGGTGCCGTCCGATGCCGGTTCGGGCGCGGGGGCGCCGTCGGTGCCGATGCGGGGCTAG